The DNA window CCTTTTGGGGTTGACTTCATTCCTTGGCCTTGAATTCTTTCCACATCTAAAGGGGTGGTCAATTGACTCAGGATGAGTTACTATGGGGAGCAGCATGGCTAAGAAGGGCCTCACAAAATGACTCTTTCCTCGACTACATCCAAAACAATGGTAAAACTCTCGGAGCAGATGACAACATCAATGAGTTTGGGTGGGACAACAAGCATGCCGGCCTCAATGTTCTTGTCTCCAAGGTTAACTAATGCCACATACTGCACATCTACTTTTGAAGCTCCTTGAACTCATCGTGTCTCCCTGTCTCTGTTCTTGATGCCTACAGGAGTTCATGGAAGGACAAGCTCTCTCTCTGGAATCCTACAAAGAGTTTGCCGACAGCTTTATGTGTACACTCATTCCAGAGTCTTCATCCTCACACATCCAGTTCACACCTGGTGGGCTCATCTACAGGCCCGGAGGCAGCAATATGCAGCATGTGACCTCCATCTCCTTCCTTCTCCTAACCTATGCCAAGTACCTCTCCAAGTCATCGCAGACCGCGAATTGCGGCAGCATCCAAGTTGACCCAGCATCCCTTCAGCTTCAAGCAAAGAAACAGGTACATTAATTActggaagaaaaaagaagagaagaagctttCACGAGTTCTAAATTTGATGCATTTTGTTCTTGTCAGGTCGATTATTTGTTAGGCGACAACCCCATGAACATGTCATATATGGTCGGATATGGCGATCGATACCCGCAGAGAATTCACCACCGGGGTTCTTCGTTGCCGTCAGTGTCGAGCCACCCTCAGTTTATTGCATGCAAGGATGGCTCAGACTACTACAAGTctgctaaccctaaccctaatcccCTCGTCGGCGCGGTGGTCGGCGGGCCGGGCGAAGATGACGTTTACGAGGATGATCGTGCCGATTTCCGGAAATCCGAACCGACTACCTACATCAATGCTCCATTAGTTGGAGTCCTGGCATACTTTGTGGCAAACCCTAATGCCGGCCTCGTGCTGACTTAGGCATGAATGAAGAATTCGTATGTACAtaaatgaaaacaagaagaagaaagaaaacaaatagaAGAGAGAGTGTCTCAGAGATCTGATTGAACACCCTAAATATACCACCATATGTTTACCTAACCGAAGAGTGATGATCGTTTTCGGTGCATACAACCCGAAGGTTTTCTTGAGGGAGATGTATTGCAAGTCAAgctttatattattttgttttggttTTGGTTTTTTCCACATGAATTAAGTGTATTACATTTCATAGTTATATAAATCATATTGTGCTCTATGTTCATCTTTTGTTCACCTAAATAATGACTTTAAGTAGTGACAAGCATCATTTAAATTCATGAATTGCTGAATTTTCTGATCTGGGCAAATATATGATGCATTATCCATGACAACTTTTTGCATCAACATAGGATGTGAGTATAGTTGACAAATaattacaaaaagaaaataaataattaaagaaaTCTGAAAACATTGAGCCTATGAATTTTGGAGAATggtatttaaataagttttacaaTTGTATCCATCAGCTAATTTAATTATCCATAAAAGTATTTTGATAACTACGTTAATCAtgcaatataaaaatatatattaaaagatttatctttatatttatattGATTAATTATACAAATAATTTATATAGAAGACAATGATACA is part of the Musa acuminata AAA Group cultivar baxijiao unplaced genomic scaffold, Cavendish_Baxijiao_AAA HiC_scaffold_42, whole genome shotgun sequence genome and encodes:
- the LOC135653894 gene encoding endoglucanase 23-like: MTPFFLLQLLLSVSLTLASSHDYHEALSKSILFFEGQRSGKLPPDQRAGWRGDSALSDGSEAGVDLTGGYYDAGDNVKFGFPMAFTTTMLSWSVIEFGELMPTDELRNAAVAIRWATDYLLKTISHPGLVFVQVGNPISDHNCWERPEDMDTARTVYNVSADRPGSEVAGETAAALAAASMVFRDIDPGYSQTLLENAMRAFEFADTYKGAYSDDPQLKAGVCPFYCDFDGYQDELLWGAAWLRRASQNDSFLDYIQNNGKTLGADDNINEFGWDNKHAGLNVLVSKEFMEGQALSLESYKEFADSFMCTLIPESSSSHIQFTPGGLIYRPGGSNMQHVTSISFLLLTYAKYLSKSSQTANCGSIQVDPASLQLQAKKQVDYLLGDNPMNMSYMVGYGDRYPQRIHHRGSSLPSVSSHPQFIACKDGSDYYKSANPNPNPLVGAVVGGPGEDDVYEDDRADFRKSEPTTYINAPLVGVLAYFVANPNAGLVLT